In the genome of Eriocheir sinensis breed Jianghai 21 chromosome 44, ASM2467909v1, whole genome shotgun sequence, one region contains:
- the LOC126980239 gene encoding uncharacterized protein LOC126980239, which translates to MHQARITLRRGVALLLPLCSASLLAATPNLAATGQAAFVGRQGALQQDLEQQQQQQQQQVSPLVVPQWWWLSSMLSLPHGHHGHATTTAAALASRKGAADTEEVGEGDASTLSLVLPLDDLAAGDESVGRVGKRGAGCRGGGKAACRRGAVSTVSSSEVRDNWDADYLSIPQQLVTFSQQQKEDEVCKGLSVQLFAVDLREHNLEPMWVRETVYLGVCPSMLQERRLGEHVWPSSVVEVKCLCQRASCSKKGGDFRCQAVRRTVQTWVRHGSQTFVPSQETVSVGCVCVQRTGTEANHVSLRER; encoded by the coding sequence ATGCACCAGGCGAGGATCACCCTGCGGCGGGGCGTcgcgctgctgctgccgctgtgcTCGGCGAGCCTCCTCGCCGCCACGCCGAACCTCGCCGCCACCGGTCAGGCCGCCTTCGTGGGCCGCCAGGGCGCCCTGCAGCAGGACCTggagcagcaacagcaacagcagcagcagcaggtgtcgCCGCTGGTGGTGCCGCAGTGGTGGTGGCTCAGCTCCATGCTGTCCCTGCCCCATGGCCACCACGGCcacgccaccaccactgccgccgcccTTGCCTCCAGGAAGGGCGCCGCCGACACCGAGGAAGTGGGCGAGGGCGACGCGTCTACGCTGTCCCTGGTGCTGCCCCTGGACGACCTGGCCGCCGGGGACGAGTCTGTGGGGCGCGTGGGCAAGCGCGGCGCAGGGTGCCGCGGGGGCGGCAAGGCGGCGTGCCGGCGTGGGGCGGTGTCCACCGTGTCGAGCTCCGAGGTGCGCGATAACTGGGACGCCGACTACCTGTCCATCCCGCAGCAGCTGGTGACCTTTTCGCAGCAGCAGAAGGAGGACGAGGTGTGCAAGGGCCTGTCGGTGCAGCTGTTTGCCGTGGACCTGCGCGAGCACAACCTGGAGCCCATGTGGGTGCGCGAGACGGTGTACCTGGGCGTGTGCCCCTCCATGCTGCAGGAGCGGCGCCTGGGCGAGCACGTGTGGCCGTCCAGCGTGGTGGAGGTCAAGTGTCTGTGCCAGCGGGCGTCCTGCTCCAAGAAGGGCGGGGACTTCCGGTGCCAGGCCGTGCGGCGGACCGTCCAGACGTGGGTGCGGCACGGCAGCCAGACCTTCGTGCCCAGCCAGGAGACCGTGTCCGTGGGCTGCGTGTGTGTGCAGCGCACCGGCACCGAGGCCAATCACGTTAGCCTGCGGGAGCGCTAG
- the LOC126980241 gene encoding dnaJ homolog subfamily C member 16-like isoform X2, protein MRGGLPCFLFFVFLVCVLARIRDPYKIIGVTRKAETQDIKKAYKKLAKEWHPDKNQSPEASAKFIEINQAYELLMDPERRRLFDTTGQTEEQPNFRKTHDYSSYGRFDPFDNIFSNFGGNFHFNFKHGEGTNIYKKQSITYKSYQNSIVHLSKKQPYLILFYAVWCVACAHIEPIWRRLNEELEPINFGMATVHAEREVELAKKIGVKTVPYLVMLLDGHPYHYTEPSVSMVSSLDFIRSKFPHKLVQRITEDTLESFLGGWLDNRVRVLIFGRLDIIRLRYLTVGWEFKERAVIGYVQMDRADTDSIRARYSVSNKVDTLLVFHEDMHTPVASVAMTDLPYPTMRDIIEGNKFLVLPRLSSQAVFDALCPVESVRSRRRLCVVLVTQNDPSHDPSRAALREYAMSDQARERDRVRYTYLFREKQVEFMNALTSASGSPIETNHHIVILWRKDQNHLKYEWLEGGWEVEPEKQNASRESLKAAVQRLLHSNQPMPYETVVQELFDEHAQGIVWRIINKLVSVQDYLRDNVTEDDLLPAVSILVTVLFIVAGGYVMSYLVKLEEERVAKSNFTFVDQTGKVTVQPQLRVHELRGESYNGLVRMLKPGCRTLVMLCDSESKSKLMPKFHTACWPYRKNKTLMFAFLNIERASAMEWYKRILVLGLPEPRDLNINPKNTIGTVISLNGHRKYYCLFHAKHPEGAFGHPRSGISGDFMGFSDNESESEASDPEVGSKKKDSIASDRPLLNYYSNILFEEQLLEGLSNWMDRLFEGTTVRYHINYWPDWPGK, encoded by the exons ATGAGGGGCGGGCTGCcgtgtttcctgttttttgtgtTCCTGGTGTGTGTCTTAGCGAGGATTAGAGACCCGTACAAGATCATAGGCGTGACCAGGAAGGCAGAGACCCAGGACATCAAGAAGGCCTACAAGAAGCTGGCCAAGGAATG gcaTCCTGACAAAAACCAGAGCCCTGAAGCCAGTGCAAAGTTCATCGAGATCAACCAAGCATATGAG CTGCTGATGGACCCGGAGCGCCGTCGCCTCTTCGACACGACGGGCCAGACGGAGGAACAGCCCAACTTCCGCAAGACCCACGACTACTCCTCCTACGGCCGCTTCGACCCCTTCGACAACATCTTCAGCAACTTCGGCGGGAACTTCCACTTCAACTTCAAGCACGGGGAGGGGACGAACATTTACAAGAAGCAGTCGATAACATACAA GTCGTACCAAAACTCCATCGTCCACCTGAGCAAGAAGCAGCCGTACCTCATCCTCTTCTatgctgtgtggtgtgtggcctGCGCGCACATCGAACCCATCTGGAGGAGACTCAACGAGGAGCTGGAGCCCATCAACTTTGGGATGGCCACT GTGCAtgcagagagggaggtggagctgGCCAAGAAGATCGGGGTGAAGACAGTGCCGTACCTTGTGATGCTCCTGGATGGCCACCCATACCACTACACGGAGCCCTCGGTCAGCATGGTGTCCTCCCTGG ACTTCATCCGCAGCAAGTTCCCTCACAAACTGGTGCAGCGAATCACGGAAGACACACTTGAGTCCTTTCTGGGCGGGTGGCTGGACAACAGG GTTAGAGTGCTGATCTTCGGGCGACTGGACATCATACGACTGCGATACCTCACGGTTGGGTGGGAGTTCAAGGAGAGAGCCGTCATAGG GTACGTGCAGATGGACCGGGCGGACACGGACAGCATACGGGCGCGCTACAGTGTGTCGAACAAGGTGGACACGCTGCTGGTCTTCCACGAGGACATGCACACGCCCGTTGCCTCTGTGGCCATGACGGACCTGCCCTACCCCACCATGAGGGACATCATCGAGGGGAATAAGTTCCTCGTCCTTCCTCGACTCTCATCGCAG GCTGTGTTTGATGCGCTGTGCCCCGTGGAGTCAGTGCGGTCGCGGCGGCGTCTGTGTGTGGTGCTGGTGACTCAGAACGACCCCTCACATGACCCGAGCCGAGCAGCGCTGCGGGAGTACGCCATGAGTGACCAGGCGAGGGAGAGAGACCGAGTGCGCTACACCTACCTCTTCCGGGAGAAACAAGTGGAGTTCATGAATGCCTTGACCTCAG CGTCTGGGTCACCCATCGAGACCAACCACCACATTGTGATCCTGTGGCGCAAGGACCAGAACCACCTCAAGTACGAGTGGCTGGAGGGCGGGTGGGAGGTGGAGCCGGAGAAGCAGAACGCATCCCGGGAGTCCCTGAAGGCGGCCGTCCAGAGACTCCTGCACTCCAACCAGCCCATGCCTTACGAGACTGTGGTCCAG GAGCTCTTTGACGAACATGCGCAGGGGATCGTCTGGCGGATCATCAACAAGCTGGTCTCGGTGCAGGACTATCTGAG AGACAACGTGACGGAGGACGACCTACTTCCGGCGGTGTCTATCTTGGTGACGGTGCTGTTCATCGTGGCCGGCGGATATGTCATGTCCTATCTGGT gaagttggaggaggagcgCGTGGCCAAGTCCAACTTCACCTTCGTCGACCAGACCGGCAAGGTGACTGTCCAGCCGCAGTTGCGAGTCCATGAGCTGCGTGGGGAGTCCTACAACGGGCTGGTGCGCATGCTGAAGCCTGGCTGCCGCACGCTGGTCATGCTGTGCGACTCCGAGAGCAAATCCAAACTCATGCCAAAGTTCCACACTGCTTGTTGGCCGTACAGGAA AAACAAGACGCTGATGTTTGCCTTCCTGAACATCGAGCGGGCATCGGCGATGGAGTGGTACAAGCGCATCCTGGTGTTGGGGCTGCCTGAACCTCGGGACCTCAACATCAACCCCAAGAACACCATCGGCACCGTTATTTCCCTCAACGGCCACAGGAAGTACTACTGTCTCTTCCACGCCAAGCACCCCGAGGGAGCCTTTGGG CACCCGCGCTCCGGCATCAGCGGGGACTTCATGGGGTTCAGCGACAACGAGTCAGAGTCTGAAGCGTCTGACCCTGAGGTGGGGAGCAAGAAGAAGGACTCTATTGCTTCCGAT AGACCGCTTCTAAACTACTACAGCAACATCCTGTTTGAGGAGCAGCTGCTGGAGGGGCTCAGCAACTGGATGGACCGCCTCTTTGAAGGCACCACCGTGCGCTACCACATCAACTACTGGCCGGACTGGCCGGGTAAGTAG
- the LOC126980241 gene encoding dnaJ homolog subfamily C member 16-like isoform X1: MRGGLPCFLFFVFLVCVLARIRDPYKIIGVTRKAETQDIKKAYKKLAKEWHPDKNQSPEASAKFIEINQAYELLMDPERRRLFDTTGQTEEQPNFRKTHDYSSYGRFDPFDNIFSNFGGNFHFNFKHGEGTNIYKKQSITYKSYQNSIVHLSKKQPYLILFYAVWCVACAHIEPIWRRLNEELEPINFGMATVHAEREVELAKKIGVKTVPYLVMLLDGHPYHYTEPSVSMVSSLDFIRSKFPHKLVQRITEDTLESFLGGWLDNRVRVLIFGRLDIIRLRYLTVGWEFKERAVIGYVQMDRADTDSIRARYSVSNKVDTLLVFHEDMHTPVASVAMTDLPYPTMRDIIEGNKFLVLPRLSSQAVFDALCPVESVRSRRRLCVVLVTQNDPSHDPSRAALREYAMSDQARERDRVRYTYLFREKQVEFMNALTSASGSPIETNHHIVILWRKDQNHLKYEWLEGGWEVEPEKQNASRESLKAAVQRLLHSNQPMPYETVVQELFDEHAQGIVWRIINKLVSVQDYLRDNVTEDDLLPAVSILVTVLFIVAGGYVMSYLVKLEEERVAKSNFTFVDQTGKVTVQPQLRVHELRGESYNGLVRMLKPGCRTLVMLCDSESKSKLMPKFHTACWPYRKNKTLMFAFLNIERASAMEWYKRILVLGLPEPRDLNINPKNTIGTVISLNGHRKYYCLFHAKHPEGAFGLHPAPGTAEKEGLRRRHPRSGISGDFMGFSDNESESEASDPEVGSKKKDSIASDRPLLNYYSNILFEEQLLEGLSNWMDRLFEGTTVRYHINYWPDWPGK; this comes from the exons ATGAGGGGCGGGCTGCcgtgtttcctgttttttgtgtTCCTGGTGTGTGTCTTAGCGAGGATTAGAGACCCGTACAAGATCATAGGCGTGACCAGGAAGGCAGAGACCCAGGACATCAAGAAGGCCTACAAGAAGCTGGCCAAGGAATG gcaTCCTGACAAAAACCAGAGCCCTGAAGCCAGTGCAAAGTTCATCGAGATCAACCAAGCATATGAG CTGCTGATGGACCCGGAGCGCCGTCGCCTCTTCGACACGACGGGCCAGACGGAGGAACAGCCCAACTTCCGCAAGACCCACGACTACTCCTCCTACGGCCGCTTCGACCCCTTCGACAACATCTTCAGCAACTTCGGCGGGAACTTCCACTTCAACTTCAAGCACGGGGAGGGGACGAACATTTACAAGAAGCAGTCGATAACATACAA GTCGTACCAAAACTCCATCGTCCACCTGAGCAAGAAGCAGCCGTACCTCATCCTCTTCTatgctgtgtggtgtgtggcctGCGCGCACATCGAACCCATCTGGAGGAGACTCAACGAGGAGCTGGAGCCCATCAACTTTGGGATGGCCACT GTGCAtgcagagagggaggtggagctgGCCAAGAAGATCGGGGTGAAGACAGTGCCGTACCTTGTGATGCTCCTGGATGGCCACCCATACCACTACACGGAGCCCTCGGTCAGCATGGTGTCCTCCCTGG ACTTCATCCGCAGCAAGTTCCCTCACAAACTGGTGCAGCGAATCACGGAAGACACACTTGAGTCCTTTCTGGGCGGGTGGCTGGACAACAGG GTTAGAGTGCTGATCTTCGGGCGACTGGACATCATACGACTGCGATACCTCACGGTTGGGTGGGAGTTCAAGGAGAGAGCCGTCATAGG GTACGTGCAGATGGACCGGGCGGACACGGACAGCATACGGGCGCGCTACAGTGTGTCGAACAAGGTGGACACGCTGCTGGTCTTCCACGAGGACATGCACACGCCCGTTGCCTCTGTGGCCATGACGGACCTGCCCTACCCCACCATGAGGGACATCATCGAGGGGAATAAGTTCCTCGTCCTTCCTCGACTCTCATCGCAG GCTGTGTTTGATGCGCTGTGCCCCGTGGAGTCAGTGCGGTCGCGGCGGCGTCTGTGTGTGGTGCTGGTGACTCAGAACGACCCCTCACATGACCCGAGCCGAGCAGCGCTGCGGGAGTACGCCATGAGTGACCAGGCGAGGGAGAGAGACCGAGTGCGCTACACCTACCTCTTCCGGGAGAAACAAGTGGAGTTCATGAATGCCTTGACCTCAG CGTCTGGGTCACCCATCGAGACCAACCACCACATTGTGATCCTGTGGCGCAAGGACCAGAACCACCTCAAGTACGAGTGGCTGGAGGGCGGGTGGGAGGTGGAGCCGGAGAAGCAGAACGCATCCCGGGAGTCCCTGAAGGCGGCCGTCCAGAGACTCCTGCACTCCAACCAGCCCATGCCTTACGAGACTGTGGTCCAG GAGCTCTTTGACGAACATGCGCAGGGGATCGTCTGGCGGATCATCAACAAGCTGGTCTCGGTGCAGGACTATCTGAG AGACAACGTGACGGAGGACGACCTACTTCCGGCGGTGTCTATCTTGGTGACGGTGCTGTTCATCGTGGCCGGCGGATATGTCATGTCCTATCTGGT gaagttggaggaggagcgCGTGGCCAAGTCCAACTTCACCTTCGTCGACCAGACCGGCAAGGTGACTGTCCAGCCGCAGTTGCGAGTCCATGAGCTGCGTGGGGAGTCCTACAACGGGCTGGTGCGCATGCTGAAGCCTGGCTGCCGCACGCTGGTCATGCTGTGCGACTCCGAGAGCAAATCCAAACTCATGCCAAAGTTCCACACTGCTTGTTGGCCGTACAGGAA AAACAAGACGCTGATGTTTGCCTTCCTGAACATCGAGCGGGCATCGGCGATGGAGTGGTACAAGCGCATCCTGGTGTTGGGGCTGCCTGAACCTCGGGACCTCAACATCAACCCCAAGAACACCATCGGCACCGTTATTTCCCTCAACGGCCACAGGAAGTACTACTGTCTCTTCCACGCCAAGCACCCCGAGGGAGCCTTTGGG CTGCACCCCGCCCCAGGGACAGCTGAGAAAGAGGGGCTCCGTCGGAGG CACCCGCGCTCCGGCATCAGCGGGGACTTCATGGGGTTCAGCGACAACGAGTCAGAGTCTGAAGCGTCTGACCCTGAGGTGGGGAGCAAGAAGAAGGACTCTATTGCTTCCGAT AGACCGCTTCTAAACTACTACAGCAACATCCTGTTTGAGGAGCAGCTGCTGGAGGGGCTCAGCAACTGGATGGACCGCCTCTTTGAAGGCACCACCGTGCGCTACCACATCAACTACTGGCCGGACTGGCCGGGTAAGTAG